The Saxibacter everestensis genome has a window encoding:
- a CDS encoding ABC transporter substrate-binding protein: MLTRKWVASFAALVGLSLLISGCSAGAGSSGGEDAARDDMTIALAAEPANLDFTTTDGVAIPQALMDNVYEGLVKVDQKGAIQPGLAKSWQLSDDRKTYTFALQEGVKFTDGADFTADDVKFSIERVQSDDWKISLKSKMDIVDSVEVSSPTEVKVTLKKPSNNWLFDMTTRIGAIFSKTGVDDLANTAIGTGPFKIAKWNRGQSIEFERRDDYWGEKPKLAKVTLQYFSDAVAATNAMQSGDVDVIGTLQAPELADQFKSDDKFQLIEGTTNGEVVLSMNNKRAPFDDKKVRQAVMYGVDRKAVVDTAWAGYGTMIGSMVPPTDPYYEDLTGAYPFDQEKAKQLIKEAGAEGTAVNFTVPNLPYATAISEVVVSQLKEIGLNAKIETQEFPAVWLDKTLTSHEYDMSVINHAEPRDILAVFNNPDYYVGYDNSKIKDVAAKADQGTEEEYVAGMKQVAKTITEDAASDFLFLFPNLVVADAKVTGIPQNAVGESLNLTTFSWS; this comes from the coding sequence ATGCTCACTAGAAAGTGGGTGGCATCATTTGCTGCCCTCGTCGGTCTGTCACTTCTGATTTCCGGTTGCTCCGCCGGCGCGGGATCATCCGGCGGTGAGGACGCGGCACGGGACGACATGACCATCGCGCTCGCGGCCGAGCCGGCGAACCTGGATTTCACCACGACCGACGGCGTCGCAATTCCGCAAGCGCTGATGGACAACGTTTACGAGGGCCTGGTCAAGGTGGACCAGAAGGGCGCTATTCAGCCCGGCCTGGCGAAATCGTGGCAGCTGAGCGACGACCGGAAGACCTATACTTTCGCTCTGCAGGAAGGCGTGAAGTTCACCGATGGAGCGGACTTCACCGCGGACGACGTGAAGTTCAGCATCGAACGGGTGCAGTCGGACGACTGGAAGATCTCGCTGAAGTCGAAAATGGACATCGTGGACTCGGTGGAGGTCAGCTCGCCGACCGAGGTCAAGGTGACACTGAAGAAGCCAAGCAACAACTGGCTGTTCGATATGACCACCAGGATCGGCGCGATCTTCTCCAAGACCGGCGTTGACGACCTGGCGAACACGGCGATTGGAACCGGGCCGTTCAAGATCGCCAAGTGGAATCGTGGACAGTCCATTGAATTCGAACGCCGGGATGACTACTGGGGCGAGAAGCCAAAGCTCGCGAAGGTGACCCTGCAGTACTTCAGCGATGCCGTTGCCGCCACCAACGCCATGCAGTCGGGTGACGTCGACGTCATCGGCACCCTGCAGGCTCCCGAACTGGCGGACCAGTTCAAGTCCGACGACAAGTTCCAGCTGATTGAAGGCACAACGAACGGTGAAGTCGTACTGTCGATGAACAACAAGCGCGCCCCGTTCGATGACAAGAAGGTGCGCCAGGCCGTTATGTATGGTGTCGACCGGAAGGCAGTTGTCGACACAGCGTGGGCAGGCTACGGCACGATGATCGGCAGCATGGTTCCGCCGACAGACCCGTACTACGAAGACCTGACCGGCGCTTATCCGTTCGATCAGGAGAAGGCGAAACAGCTGATCAAGGAAGCCGGCGCCGAGGGCACCGCTGTGAACTTCACCGTACCGAACCTTCCTTACGCAACGGCGATCTCGGAGGTCGTTGTTTCCCAGCTCAAGGAAATCGGGCTGAACGCGAAGATCGAGACCCAGGAGTTCCCCGCCGTCTGGCTGGACAAGACGCTGACCAGCCACGAGTACGACATGTCGGTGATCAACCACGCAGAGCCTCGCGACATCCTCGCGGTCTTCAATAACCCGGACTACTACGTGGGATACGACAACTCGAAGATCAAGGATGTCGCCGCGAAGGCAGATCAGGGAACCGAGGAAGAGTACGTCGCAGGCATGAAGCAGGTGGCGAAGACGATAACCGAGGATGCGGCATCCGACTTCCTCTTCCTCTTCCCGAACCTGGTCGTGGCCGATGCGAAGGTCACCGGTATCCCGCAGAACGCGGTGGGTGAGTCGCTCAACCTGACCACGTTCAGCTGGTCCTAG
- the rdgB gene encoding RdgB/HAM1 family non-canonical purine NTP pyrophosphatase yields the protein MNALLVLATHNQNKVRELRAILREAMPDLDVEAALVSAADLGVDEVRETGVTFAENALLKARALAAGTGLPAIADDSGLAVDVLGGAPGIFSARWAGKHGDDVANLKLLLAQLADIPAEHRSARFVCAAALATPDGRTHVEHGSFEGVLADAPRGTNGFGYDPILSVNGDPRGRTAAELEPAEKNALSHRGKAFRALAPVVRQLLAEQPGR from the coding sequence GTGAACGCGCTGCTTGTGCTGGCAACGCACAATCAGAACAAGGTGCGGGAGTTGCGGGCAATCCTGCGTGAGGCAATGCCAGACCTCGACGTCGAAGCCGCCTTGGTGAGCGCGGCGGACCTCGGCGTGGACGAGGTCCGAGAGACCGGCGTGACATTTGCCGAAAACGCGTTGCTCAAGGCCCGTGCCCTGGCGGCTGGAACCGGACTGCCGGCGATTGCCGACGACTCGGGACTTGCGGTGGACGTTCTCGGGGGAGCCCCCGGTATTTTCTCGGCGCGCTGGGCTGGCAAGCACGGTGACGATGTCGCAAACCTGAAGCTCCTGCTCGCGCAGCTTGCGGATATCCCGGCGGAGCACCGCTCGGCGCGATTCGTCTGTGCCGCCGCACTGGCAACGCCGGATGGCCGGACGCATGTAGAGCATGGCAGCTTCGAAGGCGTACTGGCCGACGCGCCGCGGGGAACAAATGGTTTCGGCTACGACCCCATTCTCAGCGTTAACGGTGACCCAAGAGGCCGTACCGCGGCTGAACTTGAGCCAGCAGAGAAGAACGCGCTCAGCCACCGGGGCAAGGCTTTCCGCGCCCTGGCGCCCGTGGTCCGGCAATTATTGGCCGAGCAGCCGGGCCGGTAA
- the rph gene encoding ribonuclease PH, producing MTSQSSPELSSTELSRADGRAVDELRPIRITRGWLDHAEGSVLVEFGRTRVLCAASFTAGVPRWRKGSGEGWVTAEYAMLPRSTNTRNSRESVKGKIGGRTHEISRLIGRSLRAVVDVSALGENTIVLDCDVLQADGGTRTAAITGAYVALADAIAAGKASGDIRANATVLTDSVAAVSVGVIDGVPMLDLAYTEDVRAETDMNVVVTGGNKFVEVQGTAEGAPFDREELDQLLDLACKGTLTLTGLQQAALAEPLPVQRPESDLPVGKPESSQPGSVQP from the coding sequence ATGACTTCACAGAGCAGCCCGGAACTAAGCAGCACAGAACTGAGCCGTGCAGACGGACGCGCCGTCGACGAGCTTCGCCCGATTCGAATCACCCGGGGCTGGCTTGACCATGCCGAAGGAAGTGTCCTGGTGGAATTCGGCCGGACCAGGGTGCTGTGCGCCGCGTCATTCACCGCAGGAGTTCCCCGCTGGCGCAAGGGGTCCGGCGAAGGCTGGGTCACGGCCGAATATGCCATGCTCCCGAGGTCAACGAATACCCGGAACAGCCGGGAATCGGTCAAGGGGAAAATCGGCGGGCGGACGCACGAGATCTCCCGGCTGATCGGCCGATCGCTGCGCGCTGTCGTCGACGTCAGCGCCCTGGGGGAGAACACCATCGTTCTTGACTGCGACGTGTTGCAGGCCGACGGCGGCACCCGAACCGCGGCGATAACCGGCGCCTACGTGGCGCTCGCCGACGCCATCGCCGCAGGCAAGGCGTCCGGTGACATCCGGGCGAATGCGACCGTGCTGACCGATTCGGTGGCCGCGGTCAGTGTCGGCGTGATCGACGGAGTCCCGATGCTCGACCTTGCCTACACGGAAGACGTACGCGCGGAGACCGATATGAATGTGGTCGTAACCGGGGGAAACAAGTTCGTCGAGGTGCAGGGCACCGCCGAAGGCGCCCCGTTCGATCGCGAGGAACTCGATCAGTTGCTCGACCTGGCGTGCAAGGGCACGCTGACCCTGACCGGACTGCAGCAGGCCGCGCTAGCGGAACCACTGCCGGTCCAGAGGCCGGAATCAGACCTGCCGGTCGGGAAGCCGGAATCAAGCCAGCCGGGGTCAGTCCAGCCGTGA
- a CDS encoding MBL fold metallo-hydrolase yields MELTVIGATGSFPGPTSPASCYLLQDRDREGKTWNVVLDLGSGSLGTLQQHLELEDLDAVLLTHLHPDHCLDVCGLYVTRKFSPRRTDSDPAGSGSVRELAGQRLPIYGPPGTELRLGNAYYTDPGAALQPGETADPSKLGDVFTFTDWQNARERQIGPFTVRPILVEHPVEAYALRITGPSGEVLTYSGDTDDCPGIVEAARAADLFLCEAAFHEGRDAVRGIHLTGVRAGAVAAAAQVRRLVLTHIPPWNDPAVTEREATTAYSGPTELAEHGKTYSL; encoded by the coding sequence ATGGAACTGACTGTGATCGGCGCGACCGGCTCGTTTCCGGGGCCGACATCCCCGGCATCGTGCTACCTGCTGCAGGACCGGGACCGTGAGGGTAAAACCTGGAACGTCGTTCTGGATCTCGGGAGCGGTTCGCTGGGCACACTTCAGCAGCATCTGGAGCTGGAAGACCTCGACGCCGTGTTGCTGACGCATCTGCATCCGGACCATTGCCTGGATGTCTGCGGCCTCTACGTGACCCGCAAGTTCTCGCCGCGCCGAACTGACTCCGACCCGGCCGGCTCCGGCAGCGTGCGTGAGTTGGCCGGGCAGCGGCTGCCGATCTACGGCCCACCCGGAACCGAACTCCGGCTCGGCAATGCCTACTACACCGATCCGGGCGCCGCACTACAGCCGGGGGAGACAGCAGACCCCAGCAAGCTCGGTGATGTTTTCACGTTTACCGACTGGCAGAATGCGCGGGAACGCCAGATTGGACCGTTCACCGTGCGCCCCATCCTTGTCGAACATCCGGTGGAGGCATACGCCCTTCGGATCACCGGCCCCTCCGGGGAGGTACTCACCTACAGCGGCGACACGGACGACTGTCCGGGCATTGTCGAGGCCGCCCGCGCCGCCGACCTATTCCTCTGTGAGGCGGCCTTCCATGAGGGACGCGATGCCGTGCGCGGAATTCACCTCACCGGGGTGCGGGCCGGCGCTGTGGCGGCCGCCGCACAAGTACGGCGACTCGTGCTGACCCACATCCCGCCGTGGAACGACCCAGCCGTGACAGAGCGCGAGGCGACCACCGCGTATTCAGGCCCGACGGAGCTGGCCGAACACGGAAAAACATACTCCCTCTAA
- the murI gene encoding glutamate racemase gives MAANASIGVFDSGVGGLTVARAIIDLLPHESVRYVGDTKYTPYGPRPLAQVRARALEVMDHLVDDGVKMLVIACNSASAAVLRDARERYECMNIPVVEVILPAVRRAVAATRTGRIGVIGTEATITSMAYNDAFAAAPNLQITSQACPRFVEFVENGVTSGPALLTAAAEYLAPVRAAGVDTLVLGCTHYPLLAGAISLSMGDEVTLVSSAEETAKDVYRVLVRQGLERDGANGEPLHEFLATGDTEGFRVLARRFLGPEVRGVISTRSTVDTGALSIVTRTAHDQDGGALRWN, from the coding sequence ATGGCAGCAAACGCGAGCATCGGTGTTTTTGACTCCGGGGTCGGCGGTCTGACTGTGGCACGCGCCATCATTGACCTGCTGCCGCACGAATCGGTTCGATACGTGGGTGACACGAAGTACACGCCTTACGGCCCTCGGCCGCTTGCGCAAGTCCGGGCCCGCGCGCTCGAAGTGATGGACCATCTGGTCGACGACGGGGTCAAAATGCTCGTTATCGCGTGCAACTCGGCCTCGGCCGCCGTGTTGCGGGATGCGAGGGAGCGCTACGAGTGCATGAATATCCCGGTCGTAGAGGTCATCCTGCCCGCTGTCCGCCGGGCGGTCGCCGCGACCAGGACCGGCCGGATCGGCGTGATCGGCACCGAGGCGACCATTACTTCGATGGCGTACAACGACGCGTTCGCCGCGGCTCCCAACCTCCAGATCACCTCGCAGGCCTGTCCGAGATTCGTTGAGTTCGTCGAAAACGGCGTGACGTCCGGCCCCGCGCTGCTGACGGCCGCGGCGGAGTATCTGGCTCCGGTGAGGGCTGCCGGCGTCGACACGCTGGTGCTTGGCTGCACCCATTACCCCCTGCTGGCTGGTGCGATCTCGTTGAGCATGGGCGATGAGGTGACCCTGGTTTCGAGCGCCGAGGAGACCGCGAAGGACGTGTATCGCGTGCTGGTGCGTCAGGGGTTGGAACGCGACGGCGCGAACGGCGAGCCGCTTCATGAGTTCCTGGCAACCGGGGACACGGAGGGATTTCGGGTGCTGGCGCGACGATTCCTTGGCCCCGAGGTCCGGGGCGTGATCAGCACACGCAGCACCGTCGACACCGGAGCGCTGAGCATCGTCACCAGGACCGCGCACGATCAGGACGGCGGGGCTTTGAGATGGAACTGA
- a CDS encoding DUF2017 domain-containing protein — protein sequence MAKAFRRTKSGIAVNLSEGERSILASAFTDTAQLLAPETDASEDPLTALVGITEDAELPADPALARLLPDGRRDSAEDADEFRRYTERGLRERKIANIQTAVFTLKRSDPLVLAEPEAQAWVVALGDVRLVVAQRLGIETEADLDALEELNEAEEDDPRGMIMAVYDFLSWLQESLVGVLLASLPDDKD from the coding sequence GTGGCCAAGGCCTTCCGACGTACCAAGTCCGGAATCGCAGTGAACCTCAGTGAAGGTGAACGGTCGATTCTCGCGAGTGCCTTCACCGATACAGCTCAGCTCCTGGCCCCGGAGACGGACGCCAGTGAGGACCCGCTCACCGCACTGGTCGGGATTACCGAAGACGCGGAGTTACCCGCCGATCCGGCCCTCGCACGCCTTCTGCCCGACGGCAGGCGGGACAGCGCCGAGGACGCCGACGAATTCCGCAGGTACACCGAGCGGGGTCTACGCGAACGGAAGATCGCCAACATCCAGACCGCGGTTTTCACACTTAAGCGCTCCGACCCTCTTGTTCTGGCCGAGCCTGAGGCCCAGGCCTGGGTTGTGGCGCTGGGCGACGTTCGCCTGGTCGTCGCGCAGCGTCTCGGCATCGAGACCGAAGCGGACCTGGACGCGCTCGAAGAGTTGAATGAAGCCGAGGAGGACGACCCCCGCGGAATGATCATGGCGGTCTACGATTTCCTCAGCTGGCTGCAGGAAAGCCTGGTCGGAGTGCTGCTGGCTTCGCTGCCGGACGACAAGGACTGA
- the clpS gene encoding ATP-dependent Clp protease adapter ClpS, which yields MPNVEQQSETGVSVREDVPWVTLVWNDPVNLMNYVTYVFQSYFGYSRTKAQKLMYEVHEVGRSVVSTGSMEEMERDTEAMHGFGLWATFQRADAPGSSGTGTTGEGNR from the coding sequence ATGCCCAACGTCGAACAACAATCTGAGACCGGCGTGTCCGTCCGTGAGGATGTGCCGTGGGTGACCCTGGTCTGGAACGACCCGGTGAACCTGATGAATTATGTGACCTACGTTTTCCAGAGCTACTTCGGCTACTCCCGTACCAAGGCACAGAAATTGATGTACGAGGTGCACGAGGTCGGCCGCTCGGTGGTGTCCACCGGGAGCATGGAAGAGATGGAACGCGACACCGAGGCGATGCACGGTTTCGGCCTGTGGGCGACCTTTCAAAGAGCAGACGCCCCGGGATCCTCGGGAACCGGCACAACAGGAGAGGGTAACCGCTAG
- a CDS encoding nicotinate phosphoribosyltransferase — MGNTSTAAAVPATGRAAASTALLTDQYELTMLDAALRSGAAHRRSLFEVFARRLPDGRRYGVVAGTGRFLEELTRFRFDEAEIDWLRSERIVSEKTLHWLADYRFSGSVSGYAEGEVFFPGSPILLVEGSFAECVILETLALSVLNHDSAVAAAASRMTAAAADRPCIEMGSRRTHEESAVAAARAAVIAGFSSTSNMEAGRRYGLKTGGTAAHSFTLLHDSEEEAFRAQIETFGSGTTLLVDTYDVPRAVDLAIEVAGTDLAGVRLDSGDLLVQARDVRAQLDGLGATNTRITVTSDLDEFAIAGLAAGPVDAYGVGTSLVTGSGAPTAGLVYKLVARHDDNGSWRSVAKASMNKASVGGRKYPVRVLDGDGVAVEEIIGIGSLPALDASYRELLVPLVTDGVIDDSAVGAQGVTAARERHAASRAELPATALKLQRGEPALVSTFQES; from the coding sequence ATGGGAAACACGTCCACTGCCGCTGCCGTCCCGGCAACAGGCAGAGCGGCCGCTTCGACGGCCCTGCTGACCGATCAGTACGAGCTCACTATGCTGGACGCCGCGCTGAGGTCGGGTGCCGCGCATCGGCGCTCACTGTTCGAGGTTTTCGCCCGCCGGCTGCCTGACGGCCGGCGCTACGGCGTGGTGGCAGGTACTGGCCGTTTCCTGGAGGAGCTGACCCGGTTCCGGTTCGACGAGGCGGAGATCGATTGGCTCCGTTCCGAGCGCATCGTCAGTGAGAAAACACTGCACTGGCTCGCCGATTACCGCTTCAGTGGCTCCGTGTCCGGCTACGCCGAAGGCGAAGTATTCTTCCCGGGCTCTCCAATCCTGCTGGTCGAGGGAAGTTTCGCGGAATGCGTCATCCTCGAAACGCTTGCCCTGTCCGTCCTCAACCACGACAGCGCCGTAGCCGCGGCCGCGTCCCGGATGACGGCGGCGGCAGCTGATCGCCCATGCATCGAGATGGGTTCCAGGCGTACCCATGAGGAGTCAGCCGTGGCCGCCGCCCGCGCCGCGGTGATCGCAGGGTTTTCGTCAACTTCCAATATGGAAGCCGGCCGCCGTTACGGCCTGAAGACCGGCGGCACCGCGGCCCATTCCTTTACCCTGCTGCACGATTCGGAAGAAGAGGCCTTCCGGGCCCAGATCGAGACTTTTGGCTCGGGCACGACCCTGCTTGTCGACACCTACGATGTGCCGCGGGCAGTGGATCTCGCGATAGAGGTCGCCGGGACTGACCTCGCCGGCGTGCGGCTTGATTCCGGAGACCTTCTGGTCCAGGCGAGAGATGTGCGCGCCCAGCTCGACGGCCTCGGGGCCACGAATACCCGGATCACCGTGACGTCCGACCTCGATGAGTTTGCGATCGCCGGGCTCGCCGCGGGTCCGGTGGATGCCTACGGGGTTGGCACGTCGCTGGTCACCGGTTCGGGCGCGCCAACTGCCGGCCTGGTCTACAAGCTCGTGGCGCGCCACGACGACAACGGTTCCTGGCGTTCGGTCGCCAAAGCGTCGATGAACAAGGCAAGTGTTGGCGGACGCAAGTATCCGGTGCGGGTACTTGACGGTGACGGCGTCGCCGTCGAAGAGATCATCGGCATCGGCAGCCTCCCCGCACTCGATGCGAGCTACCGTGAGTTGCTGGTGCCCCTGGTGACCGACGGCGTGATCGACGACTCTGCCGTCGGCGCCCAGGGTGTCACCGCCGCACGTGAGCGGCACGCCGCATCCCGCGCAGAACTTCCAGCAACCGCACTGAAGCTCCAGCGCGGTGAACCGGCCCTAGTATCCACCTTTCAGGAGAGTTAG
- a CDS encoding isochorismatase family protein: protein MSKRALVVVDVQNDFCEGGTLAVTGGNNVAAGIADLCRVSDSYQATVATMDWHIDPGAHFSADPDYVKSWPPHCVQGTPGAAMHADLNGIKFDAIVHKGQYSDGYSGFDGHTAESDMPLADWLRAREVTDIDVVGLAFDHCVRATSLDAVRHDFGVRVLLPYTAAVAEETAQAAFDELTAAGVELLND from the coding sequence ATGAGCAAGCGTGCGCTGGTTGTTGTTGACGTTCAGAACGACTTTTGTGAAGGAGGCACGCTTGCTGTTACCGGTGGAAACAACGTTGCGGCCGGCATCGCCGACCTGTGCCGGGTCAGCGATAGCTATCAGGCGACCGTTGCCACGATGGACTGGCACATTGATCCCGGCGCCCATTTCAGCGCTGACCCCGACTATGTGAAGTCCTGGCCGCCACACTGCGTGCAGGGGACTCCAGGTGCCGCCATGCACGCCGATCTCAATGGAATTAAGTTCGACGCCATAGTGCACAAAGGACAATACTCTGACGGCTATTCGGGATTCGACGGGCACACCGCCGAAAGCGATATGCCGCTTGCCGACTGGCTGCGCGCCCGCGAGGTCACCGACATCGATGTCGTCGGCCTGGCGTTCGACCACTGCGTGCGTGCCACATCGCTTGATGCCGTGCGGCATGACTTCGGCGTCCGAGTGCTGTTGCCCTACACCGCGGCGGTCGCCGAAGAAAC